The Oryzias latipes chromosome 16, ASM223467v1 genomic sequence TAAGCACTGTCCTTCTCTCCGTCAGCTCCACAGCCTGCTCTGCATAGGTTTCAATGTTGCCATCACATCCATCCGATCCAAATCCAATTCTGGCACCACTCAAGCCACCTTTGCCTCCACCAATTTTTCCCATTTCTTTCGAATCTGGTAAAGTAGTTCCATCTCCAAGGTTTTTCCCAACACCTGTAACACCATGTCCTTTTTCAGGGCCATGACCTGTCCCTGTCAGGCTTATCATGCCACCAGCTAAGCCGGCAGTATCACCACCTACTGCAACTCCAGTGATGCCACCTTCAGTGTTGAATCCAGACTTTCCCAAATGAATGGTAGCAGGATCCAGGTCAGCCCTAACGCCCAAACCTCCAGCATGAGCACCAAGACCTCCAGCCTGAGCACCCAAACCTCCAGCCCCAACGCCCAAACCTCCAACCCCAACACTCAGACCTCCAGCCTGAGCACCCAAACCTCCAGCCTGAGCACCAAGACCCCCAGCTTGAGCACCAAGACCTCCAGCCTGAGCACCCAAACCTCCAGCCTGAGCACCAAGACTTCCAGCCCCAACGCCCAAACCTCCAACCCCAACACTCAGACCTCCAACCCCAAGACTCAGACCTCCAGCCTGAGCACCCAAACCTCCATCCTGAGCACCAAGACCTCCAGCCTGAGCACCCAAACCTCCAGCCTGAGCACCAAGACCTCCAGCCTGAGCACCCAAACCTCCAGCCTGAGCACCAAGACTTCCAGCCCCAACGCCCAAATCTCCAACCCCAACACTCAGACCTCCAACCCCAAGACTCAGACCTCCAGCCTGAGCACCCAAACCTCCAGCCTGAGCACCAAGACCTCCAGCCCCAACACTCAGACCTCCATCCTGAGCACCAAGACCTCCAGCCTGAGCACCTAAACCTCCAGCCTGAGCACCAAGACCTCCAGCCCCAACACTCAGACCCCCAGCCCCAACACTCAGACCTCCATCCTGAGCACCAAGACCTCCAGCCTGAGCACCTAAACCTCCAGCCTGAGCACCAAGACCTCCAGCCCCAACACTCAGACCCCCAGCCCCAACACTCAGACCTCCATCCTGAGCACCAAGACCTCCAGCCTGAGCACCTAAACCTCCAGCCTGAGCACCAAGACCTCCAGCCCCAACACTCAGACCCCCAGCCCCAACACTCAGACCTCCATCCTGAGCACCAAGACCTCCAGCCTGAGCAACAAGACCTCCAGCCTGAGCAACAAGACCTCCAGCCCCAACACTACCACCAGTATCCATACTCCCAGTTGTTGCTCTGACATCTTCGGTGGCAAATTCATGACTACCAATCCTCATCTCCCCACCTGCTTTAGTCAAAATATCCCTCCGGCCATTGTAACCTTGAGAATCTGTTCTATCATTAAGGCCATCAATGTCAGTTGCAGCTGCCAATCCTCTCGTAGCTTTGCCTCTACTCATGCCTAGGTCCCCCCTTACGCCTCCAATGCCATCTCTACTACCTCCCATCGGACCCCCACCCGTTCCACCTACACCGTCCATGCTTCCTCCACTGAGGCTCACACCAGCACCAACAGCACTCATGCTACAGCTGGTAAGAGACAAGGTTTGTATCATGCTGGAGAGCCGCAGGTCTTCACCCTCGACCAGTTTCCTGCAAGATAAACAGGAAAAGTCATGTTTCATTACTTTGTAAACAAATGACAGGGAACTACCTTTACAGCTGCTATTCATCCACCTGTAAGTTGTGATTTCGATCTCCAGAGCCATCTTGACATTCAGTAGTTCCTGGTACTCACGCAGGTGCAGTGCAATTTTCTCCTTGGTGGATTTTAGCTCAAGCTGAAGGGCTTCAATTCGAGCCTGTgagttaagaaaataaatccaataaCCCAGTTAATGAGAATATAGGCCCACAACAACTGCTTTTGATTTGATCTGGTGTGTCCTTGAAGACATCAAGAGGTCAGCCGTACCTGCAAGTCTTCCAGTTCCTTCTTGTACTTTTCTTGCCTCTCTCGAATCTGGGCTTCAAGAGCTTCATTTTTAGTCCTCATGGAATCCAAGTCACGTTCTTTATTTTGGATCTGAGggcaatgttttcattttttgtaaatccTTTGTTGcccatatttgttttttgtactaATCTTTTGTCATAATAAATACTTACATCTTTTTTAGCACCAGCTATTTCTTCTCGAATGCTTCGAACCCTGTCAACGTGCTTTGAAGTCTTTTGGGTTAAATCttcaaacttgtttttgtaCCATGAATCCATCTCCTAATATTGAAAAAGCCTGTTGATGATCACACTTCTGACAGTTTTTCTTGTACTCGTAAGCTTCATTACCTGATCACATTTTTACCTGGAGATTTTTAGCAGCAATGTCATCATACTGAGTTTGGATTTGCTTCAACGCAGCAGCCAGATCAGGAAGATCAAACAGACTCTGAGCTGAAACGTGAGCTGAGTAAATCTGTTTCATGAGCTCCTCAAtttcctgtgcagaaacaaagtTCGGGCGTCATCTAAGTGTGCGTAAACCCAACAGTGGTTTCTAGCAACAACATGCACCTGCTGATGGATCCGCTTCAAGAACTCCATCTCCACCtccagctgctccagcttcttctcCAAGGTGATGCGTGAGGATGTGGCTTTATCAACATCCTAAAAAGAGTTTGGTGTCTTTTTATCTGCATGTTATCGGTAACCGAACACTGAATGAGAAAATGGCACCCACTGGACGGAAAGCCTCAATATCAAGCTCCGCCTTCTTCCTCATCTCGACCGCCTCCTCATATTTGCTTTTGACTGCCTCTAGGTGAGCAGTTGTGGACTCCTTAGCAGCAAAGGAAACGTCCTGAAAACCAAGAAACCAGAAGTAATAACCTTTCTGTTCAATTTAAAGGTGAGTGCAAGGATGTGTGAAAAATGTGGATAAGCCCCTTTTGCATTCCGGCTACActcctctgtgtgtttgtgacagTGCCTGCAAATGTGCAATTAAGTCATCTCATCTGTGCATAAAACATAGCTGATGACAGCTGTACTCCACAACACCTCAGCAGACTGAGGCACCTCTCAGTGTGCCTGCTAGAAATGAGCCTGTTACCAGATAGAAAACCTTGAAAACACCAAGTTGACGTTTTGTATCGTTGCTAGGCTGAATTTCCCAGATCAGTGGGGCGTAAAACATCACGCCCTACTGAGTATggatgtaaaaaagaaacagaggaGATGAAGCCGGGGGAATCTGTCTGCCTCACCCGCTGCACTCTCATCTGGTCGGCAATTTttttcagctccttcagctgtTGTTCGTACAGCAGGCGCAGACCGCTTGGCTTTGCAAAGCGGCTCTGGTAGGCTTCAATCTCTGCTTCCAGTAACTTGTTTTGCTGCTCAAGTGATCGAAcctgtgaccaaaaaaaaagatctgatccCATTTCTCTGCTTTACctcttaaagaaaaatatcagaagcTGCTTTTACATTTATCTTCTGCATTAAATTTGGATTACCTTGTCAATGTAAACGGCCAATCTGTCATTGAGGACGACCATTTCCTGCCTTTCATTTGAACGAGTGCTGAGGAACTCCTGGTTCTCTGCTGCAGCTACATCCAGATCTATGGGCCGCTCTCCACTGGGCCCCACGCACAGCATGGCCCCAGCGCCCACTCTATGAACACAAACTCACGCACATAAATAGGAAGCATTGGGGGGGGGCATCTTGAAACAATGCCTTAAGGACAATACAGTAGTGTGGAGAGCTAAAGCACTCACCCAACAGCAGACACACGTGACCTGCGGGCAGCAGAGACTGTACGCCGTCCCACTGACTCCACACGCACTGCCCCAGGCCTCGCAGAGTACACGGAGGAGGCATGACGGGACTGTCTCCTGGTTGGGGAAGGGCTGCACACCCTGACCTGGTaggctgagctgctgctgtctTCAAAGTGACGGCGATAGGATGAAATCCTCTCCGGGCTGTGACTCATTGCAGCTGTCTGTGTGCTTTGTGGATGTCTGAAGGGAATATTTAGGCGCCTCTCTGCCTGATATGGTTTTGTGgctgtcctttttctttttcccttgcTCACAGAACCACTTTCAGGTTTTATACCCCCCAGTTGTTTGCCAGGCCGCCCACTCATGAGGCAGCACCTGTGGAATCTCGAGCCCTTGCACCAAATCAAGTTGATCTGACTTGTGTCAGTAGCTTGTGAGGAGCAGGGCAGGATTGCAGTATCCGTGTCTCCTCATCCTCTCCGGTTACACACTCGGGTCACATATCCGCCCGTCTtttaatgcttttcttttcataCTGACTTGGTGTCCAGCAGAAAAAGGAGCAGGCAGGCTGGAAACGGGCAGTCTCTCATGCCAGTAGGTGCAGCTCTGATGTAATCTGCTCTGATGGGACAAAGGACTTTAATTGAACATTGAGCAGAAGCTAGAGGGTGACCTGATAACGCTGCGGCTGCAAAGAGGCAAAATTTGACGTAAATTAGTACTTATTAGTCTGGTCTGCTTTCAACATATTAAAATTAGACTATGcaaaaaaggaaactgaaatgaactgcttcagagaagaaaaggaTGTGCTGAATGGGGGGGATTACTGTCTGGAGTTTACGGTTGGTGTGGCACAGTGATAAGAGGTCAAATAACAAACctttttattgacatttaaagCCTTTCAttactgtaaaaactaaatacCAGCATTTTTAAACTTCAATTTGGGAGATAATACTCAAGTTTCGACACAAAAAAGGAAGTTTGTGCTCAGAGCATAACAAGTGAAAGTCATTTTTCAGTTATTGTTTCTCCTCTTGATGGATGAAGCCATGCTGTCATTCCTTTTTGTTGACCTCACATCTGACAGCAGCGTGGCACTTTTGGAGAGAGATGGAATCTTTTCATTGTGTGAACAAACATGTCTGTTCCAACCAGcttctttccatttttcagCCACACAGGGCTGTTCGTCATCAGGATATTCTCCGCTGGAGCACATTTATGATGCCGTCATTAGTAACCATTTTGCTCTGATTTTAAACACTAATAAGAAACCGTGAGATAACTGATGGATCTTTATCAAAACAggttaaaatgtgtaaaaccaAAGTAAGATAATAGAGAAAACATGGAAACTAGTTAAATatgtaacagaaacaaaacaaaaaatcgaAATGACCACTAACATTAATCAAGCACTGCTTTACtcaaatttgacaaataaaaaacatttttatttattttttacgttTGAACAATATTGTGGTTTTCTTGTAATATTATGATGTCCTGTATTTCttcataaaacaaacaacattttattaaaaaaataaacctaaatgGGATGTCTGCTGCAAAAATATATTGtcaacaattatttaaaaatatgtagataTATATTGTaattaaagtcaaataaaaaaatgtgttttattgacAAGGATTCTCTCCACATTAAACATGTGCTTTACTGTCACTTTGCAAAACcaatttgttccttttttgaacaaatgttttttttttactaaagcggtatcattaaaaatgtagttttaatacAAATTGATTGATAGCATTATTATAATGTAGTTATTTAGTGGTTGTAAAGCTACAAATGCCTTTAGATAAATAAAGTCATCAAAAACTAGTTATTTTGTATGGTGATGACATTTTTTCCCATCATGCTCTGGGTCAATATGCCTGCAGACATAAGTGTCACTAAATTGTATCCAAACACATCCCAGATGGGATCTGGTACGCTCTCATTAGTGTTATGTTTCTCCATACAGTTGCTGCGGTGGAAGAAGGCTCTTTTCGCCATGAATGAAGTCGTGTGCTTGGCTTGTTATTTGCCCCCAAGGCAGCTGGAAAGTATGAGGTGCATCCTTCCTGCTTGTTCACTTTAGCATATTAGTCACAACCATTGAGGGTCTTCCTTAGGAATAtggtaaaaaaggtttttctgtttattcttcATCTTGAGAAGATAGAAAGTatgttctctctctctctctctctctctctctctctctctctctctctctctatatatatgtatatttataaacttttttaaagattgatgaggttttaataattgtttttttcatgactaACGTATCTAACATGACTTGCGAGTAAAGTTGCACCATGACGTTGGAATGATAAACAATTTCTACAACTATTATCCAGATGAgcacattttaaatgtgttttctgttaTTACAAATACAGGCAAAACAAAATTGTACAAGCTAAGAAAACGCCCCGTTCATGTTTAAGTTCATTTATTCTTCTTACTTCATGTTTGCAGCAGGATTTCGCTGCACAATATCAGTGTTTATGCCCTAACAACGAGGACAGCAGCTCAGAGTGAGCAGAAATAGCGTCAGCTTGTTTATGGGGGTCGTTTGCTCGTGCCAGGGAAAAGTCATGACGGGGTCAGTGTCCTTCCACTGACAATGACTCAGAATCAGCAAGCTGCTTTGAAACTTTGAGATAAAGACTGATAAGAATTTGGAGCAAACTGACATGGTTGATGCTGTTTGGACTCTCAGCTGAGGCTGTAAAGCTCGGGTGAAATAAAGAGCAAAGTTTGCAGCTCAGCAGTGGAAGCATTCTTCTCTGCTGAAAACAATAACCATGACCACTGATGAAGCAACCTGTTAATGTTCCTTTGAGGGTCAGTGGCAAATTCAAACGGAGACTCAGTGGCCATTAGACACAGCCCTTCAACACAGTAGATCATCCCTGCGCCTGTCAGCTCACCAGCCATCCCTCTGTCTATTTTAATCCCACATATTCACCAAATGAGTGGTCTCTGAGGTCATTTCTGCAGGACGCACCTTCAACCAgtacaaataaagaaacagtatttttatggataaaaacacaagttttattttgaaattattgtaGCAGCAAATGTTATCTATTTACAAACGTAttcctcaaaaacaaaattaaaagagGATTAATCAACTCTCTGCAAAACAAACCCATCATTGTACATAAAAGGTGAAAACCATTCTGCACTTTCTCCACTCTAGCAATCACTCAGTATTTTAAGGAGTTATGAATTTCAGCTGATAAACAGTTTTCAAGTCACTTGAAGgaatattgcatttttttgcagtttttttttagccctGCTTTTGTACTAAAGCTGAacttaaataacacaaaaccAAGGAAACACTTAAACCGCTGTAAGGCTGCCACTTGAAGGTTAAAAGCACAGACAAGTGGGGACTTAGACGGGAAGGAGAAATCTTTCACTGGTGCCATGAACCAATCAGAGTGTTCACTTGAGATAAGGAAATCATTTTCCAGGCATGACTTGGATTTCTTTCAACCAGCAGAGCTGCCGTTAGTGCTACTACTCAGTAGTGTTGTTCCAAACGATTTAATTACCGGTACTTCATATAAACTTTTTGTTATGGCTGCAAGCTTCCATCTTGATGAAATCTGAAGCTGATTAGtgaaaaacttacaaaaaaatgtggaaaagtgcttcatttaaaaaacctgGTATGGAGTGTGCAAACTAAGCTCTGTTCGGCTCTCATTAGTTAAGGGTCAATGgtcgacgaagtgtgcattattggAAATTAATGCacaccgtggaagcctgaaccgtcctccGCAAAGTTGCTTCAGCGAAGAGAGTTGATTTtttataatgcacacttcgaaaaaaatcaatgaaagtcctgttatctgtcacacacctaagtgtgtgaaatttgttctccgcatttgaccaatcTCCTGGGGGaggggtgagctgcagacacagccgcttGGGAACAATttagtggtttaaccccccaatccaaccccttaatgctgagtgtcaagcagggtgGCATTAGGTCCCATTTTTGGAGTCTTTGGtgtgactcggcctggatttgaactcatgaccttccagtcactgggcagacactctaccacaaggccattATCCCACTTGTACCATGGTCtcttacaaaagaaattcaaccattttttactgcttcattcttattattttttcctttttcgaACGCTTTCTTAACTAAAAGTGGAATATTTGCTACGTGGTGTGGCGCGTTGACCTGGGCTGCAGCGACAAAAGAAAGCCATATACATGCTGATGGTTAAACAAACCATCggatcagagagaaagttcctCTTACCActtctttttgtccagatgatgaagcaaaagtttgtttttttaaagaagccggtgcAGTAATCtagaacatttaagctttgtgaccagaacttctttttagaCGTGCATTATCattgtgcattatcactttttgatgcacacccagcagtcagaatcaagtattcaccaggaccatggtataatgggGTATTAAGTACTATGGGGGACAAAGTTGTAAGGAAGTGCACAAAAAATCAGTTAAATTGGCCTTTAATCACAGGCATCAAACTGCAGTCCTAAAAGGTTTCCTGCTTGAGCTCTAACTAACGCTGCTTCTGTTGTCTCCTATGGCCAAAACGCACCTGGCTCAGGTAATCTGCATCAGGCAGAGTGTGGCTGTTTGtgaaaccagcaggacaccggccatcgaggcctggagtttgacacacctgcacttcatgaaagaaacaaatgttCAGGGATTGCTGGAAACAAAGCAGTTTATAGCTATTTCTTGATAATCATGTCGTGCTTAATGAGTTGTAAATGTTGGCTTTTCTAACTTTAGGAACTTTTCCAatcacactttaaaaaaaatcctccagaACAAGGATCAAACTAAAATCTAGACAAatgaaaatctgctttttctgtaacatttTTGACATGCTCTTTAGAATATAACAATTAATAGAGATCTCCAAGATGTCCCATGTGGAAAAAAGAGCCGCCTACTCGTTTGAGGAGTTTAAAAGACACAAGACtcctgaagccctgaagctgaTAAGCTTCAGCTTATTGATGAGCTAAGCAGTGTCCTGCACCTCCATCAGCAACAGCAACCCTGGCAGGAAGGAAGGCTTTTCCCTGCAGTCATGTAGCAGAGACTTAAAGAAGCTGCGAAGAACGGTGTGGCTGCTTTTGGAGGGGAAGACGCCTCATCTTCTGCTGTTGATGTGTCCTGCCTGAATAAACGACATCCGTTTCCAAAATCAGTGGGTCACTTCAGATCTTCACGTTCAGCCCAGCCTTGCCATCCATCTGGGTAATGCTGGGCGCTGAAACagaaccaggaaaaaaaatctcaaccaAAAGGTAGCTTTTAGAAACATTCTATTAGTATTTTAGGACTAAGAAACTCAAATCTATTTGTACATAAAAAGCCTCCAAGAACTAGGATTGAGGTTTTGTCTGTCTCACTCTTTAAATCCCAACGAGGCAGCTGTGTCGAGAGCGGCTTTGCTCCTGATGCCCGCCAAGCACAGGAACACGATGTTGTCCCTCCGGCGAGGCATTTCAGCACCAAACTTTTCTCTGAAGTCTTCTGGACTCAGCTGGAGAGCAGTGTTGACTTGACCCACTGGTGTAGTGAAACAAAGACAGGTCAAGGGTTTCAACTATGTCACTGACTTACTGTGTCTCATGATGAGCAGAACCTAATCAACAATGTCTATAGCTGCATGATGGATATGGAATTGGGGACGCCAAAAACCATTCTGAACTGCTCAAACTACAACTTTGATAAATGATCAGAAACATCCTTCATGGAACTGAAACTAAACAAATAAtctaaagttctttttttctgattctgtaATATAATACTGTATGAAATATGTCCTTCCGGTGTCGTAGAACCAGTGCTGATGTACTGTGCGAGTGTTTGGTTTGCTGCTAGTTGGGCTTCAGACAAGAAGGCCCTGCATTTATTATCGTCTTATGATCCTTAATGCACCTCAGCATGGTTACATTTCATTACGGTCCTTGTATTATGGCAATAAAGCTTTCTCTGTATTTGAAATACATTTCTATTGTAGTTATGGTCATAAAGTACATGAGCCTATTAGATCAGATGAGATCACGTGGATAAAAGTGTTGTTCTTTATTTAGAAATTACGTCCACATCAGCAAATAATTTTTAGCTTTATGCAAGtgagtttgtttcttttgtttttaagacaCGCAGGGTTTTAGAAGGTAGGttaataaagttaaataaaaatcaaatagaaaggttttctgttcttaaaatgttttaaataaataaattcatccTTGTTTAATTATACATGGAAACATGCTGTTAGCTTGATTTTTATACTGTTATGATCGGTCAAAACTGTTCAGAAAATAATATATTTCTATGAACACACGCTGTTGAATATTTGATTGTGTTTCTGTCCAGCGGCTCTGTGCTGTtgtgtagttgtttttttattcagaacaCAGGTGACATACAGTAAAAAGCAAAGAACAGTAAACTGTACATCAATTGAAGTAAACACCAGAGGGGacacatacacaaaaataaacttatattaaattataaagctgggcaaaatgacatgttttaactgcttttttgtttgtactgggAGAAATGGAATGTTACTAAAACCTAATTTGGGctgatcaataaaaataaaaaaattggaattttaTTGCTAAATTTAGTTTTATGAATATAATACTTAAGTTAGTAAAATCAGcagatttattaaataaaatttagacGAAAGTTTCTGATCATAATTAATGAAACCAAGATGtttttccaatgttaaagtaaaatttgtATAAATTTTAGTTTGGATCAGATTTGTTAATGTGTCTCAAGTGCTGCCGTGTTGTTTTAAATGATGCTGCGTGCGTCCTTACAAATAAgtgtatttttatgtttcagaGCAAGACTTACGGGGGACGTTCACGGACCCTGGGATAAAGCCATACTCCCTGAGCTCCCACGGCTCCCGGACGTCTATCACCACCGCGTTCCCGTCATTCAGGCGCTGCTTTAGCTGCTCGTAACTGACCTCAGTGCTCAGCGGCTCTGAACTGTACCCGCGGAGCTGCAACTCGGtgcctgaaaacaaaacaaagtaaacTTGACGATctcttaaaaacacacacaacgaGTCACATGATAAGCAGATGTCAGTCTTGAGACCTTGGCGACTGTTGTAAAAGACGGGCACACAGCTTCGCCCTACCGGGACAGAAGCTCTCCACGGGACAGAACTATCCCACAAAAGTCGAGGGACAACCCCAACAAACCTCCAACATCCCCTGAACG encodes the following:
- the tstd3 gene encoding thiosulfate sulfurtransferase/rhodanese-like domain-containing protein 3 — encoded protein: MAFRGCWRFVGVVPRLLWDSSVPWRASVPVGRSCVPVFYNSRQGTELQLRGYSSEPLSTEVSYEQLKQRLNDGNAVVIDVREPWELREYGFIPGSVNVPLGQVNTALQLSPEDFREKFGAEMPRRRDNIVFLCLAGIRSKAALDTAASLGFKDAQHYPDGWQGWAEREDLK